From the genome of Triticum aestivum cultivar Chinese Spring chromosome 3B, IWGSC CS RefSeq v2.1, whole genome shotgun sequence, one region includes:
- the LOC123070279 gene encoding iron-sulfur cluster assembly protein 1 encodes MLRAGGSRLVAPGLRRLLGPGAGERAAPGLAAAGAGARAYHERVVDHYNNPRNVGSFDKDDPNVGTGLVGAPACGDVMKLQIRVDEGTGKIVDACFKTFGCGSAIASSSVATEWVKGKQMEEVVSIKNTEIAKHLSLPPVKLHCSMLAEDAIKAAVKDYESKKAKLGDSPAEKAAEA; translated from the exons ATGTTGCGCGCGGGAGGAAGCCGGCTCGTCGCCCCCGGACTCCGGCGGCTCCTCGGCCCGGGGGCCGGGGAGAGGGCTGCGccggggctggcggcggcgggggcgggggcgaggGCGTACCACGAGCGGGTGGTGGACCACTACAACAACCCGCGGAACGTCGGGTCTTTCGACAAGGACGACCCCAACGTCGGCACCGGGCTGGTCGGCGcgccggcctgcggcgacgtcatGAAGCTTCAGATCCGTGTCGACGAAGGCACCGGGAAGATCGTCGACGCCTGCTTCAAGACCTTCGGCTGCGGCTCTGCAATCGCCTCGTCCTCCGTCG CTACTGAATGGGTGAAGGGAAAGCAAATGGAGGAAGTAGTGAGTATCAAGAACAC TGAGATTGCAAAGCACTTGTCACTTCCACCAGTAAAGCTCCATTGCAGTATGCTTGCTGAAGATGCAATTAAAGCTGCCGTGAAAGATTATGAATCAAAGAAGGCGAAGCTGGGAGACAGCCCTGCAGAGAAGGCTGCCGAAGCATGA
- the LOC123070280 gene encoding 50S ribosomal protein L12-1, chloroplastic gives MASTTFSSAFSILSLPSSSPSPSASAPRTLPVANRRRRAVAVASTATESPKVLELGDAIAGLTLEEARNLVDHLQERLGVSAASFAPAAAVAAPAAAAAEEAPVEKTEFDVVIEEVPSSARIATIKVVRALTNLALKEAKDLIEGLPKKLKEAVSKDEAEEAKKQLEGVGAKVSIA, from the coding sequence ATGGCTTCCACCACGTTCTCCTCCGCCTTCTCcatcctctctctcccctcctcctCACCATCCCCCTCCGCATCGGCCCCCAGGACCCTCCCCgtcgccaaccgccgccgccgcgccgtcgccgtcgcctccacCGCCACTGAGTCCCCGAAGGTCCTTGAGCTCGGCGACGCCAttgccgggctcacccttgaggaGGCTCGCAACCTTGTCGACCATCTCCAAGAACGTCTTGGCGTCTCTGCCGCCTCCTTCGCTCCCGCTGCCGCGGTCGCGGCtcccgccgcggcggcggccgaggaGGCACCGGTCGAGAAGACGGAGTTCGATGTGGTCATCGAGGAGGTGCCCAGCAGCGCGCGTATCGCAACCATCAAGGTTGTGCGCGCACTGACCAACCTGGCGCTAAAGGAGGCCAAGGATCTTATCGAGGGTCTCCCAAAGAAGCTCAAGGAGGCAGTGAGCAAGGACGAGGCCGAGGaggccaagaagcagctcgagggaGTCGGCGCCAAGGTTTCCATAGCGTGA